A portion of the Amphiura filiformis unplaced genomic scaffold, Afil_fr2py scaffold_213, whole genome shotgun sequence genome contains these proteins:
- the LOC140145318 gene encoding uncharacterized protein codes for ITKFEREFKVCIGTVAYIAADKKFQYAGTSEIVAVLQGIEDQVAEAMKNVLGSRIGAGSSASTSSTGPVVQGAQSTLQEKAVPLKQLLQIETDNLTNDQLRMVIRTIVMGPGKTPKFAWQQPNPAIGPNIFHFVLQTSR; via the exons ATTACAAAATTTGAGAGAGAATTTAAAGTGTGTATTGGAACGGTGGCCTACATCGCAGCCGATAAGAAGTTCCAGTATGCCG GGACTTCTGAAATTGTAGCTGTGCTACAAGGTATTGAAGACCAAGTAGCAGAGGCTATGAAAAATGTTCTTGGTAGTAGGATAGGTGCTG GTTCTTCTGCATCCACATCATCAACGGGGCCAGTAGTTCAAGGAGCACAGTCCACCTTACAGGAAAAGGCTGTGCCCTTAAAACAACTGCTTCAAATTGAGACAGACAATCTTACCAATGATCAGCTTCGGATGGTGATCCGTACAATTGTCATGGGTCCAG GCAAAACACCAAAGTTTGCATGGCAACAACCAAACCCAGCTATTGGCCCAAACATCTTCCATTTTGTTCTCCAAACAAGCAGATAG